The DNA segment CTATGTCTTTGCACCTCGCCCACGACTgattgtttcctgggcgattgtgATTATTGTGCAAATGAGGATGCTTTAACTACTACAACTTTGGGAATCCCTGAAGAGACAGAGGTAAACTATGCGGTATGGCAAAATGGCGACCTCGTCAAAAAGACAGCACAGGCTACTACATTTCTGCGGGAGCTTGGAGTATGGCTTGTCAAGTGGATCACCCATGATTACATAAGGGGAACTCAAGCATCAGCAATACACGATGCCAAACGGAATCAACAGCACGGATCCCGTGTCTTTCACTTTGACTTTGCAGAGAATTGGACAGCTGTTGTACCGAACGAGGTACAATCATACCATTGGCCCAAAAAGCAGGTCTCGCTATTTACGTGTGTCGTCACGAGTAGAGGATCCACTcagtgttttgctgtcatcaGTGATGACGTATGTCATGATGCTGCGCACGCTTGCTTTGCACTGGAAAAAATCTGTGAGTGCATGAAAGAAGAACTCCAGCTTAACAAACATGTTACATACGTGTCTGACGGCGCCAGTAGCCATTTCAAAAACAAGTATCAGCTTTACGAGCTGTCACAGAAGGAGCACGCGTCAACGAAGTGGCTTTTTTTGGCCACAGGACGTGGCAAAAACGCTTGCGATGGCGTTGGTGGCTTAGTAAAGCACCAAGCCTCGCTCTATAATCTCACAGCAGACAGCACTACCGTCATTAGGTCAGCCTCTGAAATGGTGGCGCAGATGACCGCAACGCTGAAAAACGTAAAACTGCTCTATGCAGACGCGGAGGAAGTAGGGAATTTTCGCCGCCTCAAAAAGAACCAGTGGAAATCTTTGCCACGTGTTCCAGGCATACGGTCTTGGCACATTTGGTTAAGCGAGCCTGACGCCAGCAATTGCGATCGCGTTGTATTAGTGTCTCGCACTGCTGCAGGTAATTGGAAAGGGATCACGCCTTTCTCAGCGTATACATCGGCTATGCTCGAAGTTCCTTGTGCCCTCTACCTGCCTCCATGTTAGAGCACTTCAATGAGGCATATGCGGATCATCAACAAGTGTACACCGACGGGTCAGTAAGTCAACAGGCAAGCAACTGTGCCACTGCGTATTGGATTCGCTTCATTAGAACTGCGTGATTTGGCCCTCTGGATCAGTTGGTCCCATAGAAAAATGTAGAAATAGCTGCTAGTACTGCAGCGTGTCGTAAACTGAGGACGTGTTCTCAGCACGCTATCATCGTTTAGCATTCGTCAGTGGTGGTTCAACAGCTATCCCATGCATTGTATACCAGCAAGTTTGGCCGAGAGTTCATCTGGTCCTGCCAATACTtcaatgaagaaataaatgctcTACTTGAGGTTTGCACAGAAGGCAATTTCCTTATGAGTGCGCGAAGCAGGTAATGTTTCCCAAAAGACCCAAGTATCTGAAAGAGGAAGTGTCGGGCTTCTTTCCAGCTTTTCTAAGAAACTGAACTTTCCGACAAGTGGTGATCCTTAGGAACTGTGAACTTTTCATTATATAGTAATCTAaccgttcctttttttctttttcttcagaggcggtaaaataagcaatcgCTGGCACTATCTACCAGCTAACCCTGTCATAACCAACACCATCGCTACTGCAACCACCGCCTCTCAAGTTGTATAATGACGTTCATGTAATGACCAGTACATTACAGAGCCATTTACCTGCTGTACATTCTGTTACCTGTGTACATTCATACAGAGTTAACCGTTAATTCTGTAgcccacaaataaatacaaacCTACATTAACACAAGGCACAAATTATCTACGCTGCAAGGTGCAGGCACTTGCTGTTAAATAAGATAAGCCACGTAATAGTTAAGTTGACGCTTTTTTTTCCCATACAAGCGAATATGCAGTGTACTAAACGCACTTTTATGCAGAAGTGTTAATTATGATGTCAAAACTGCCTTTACGTCGCAATcacggtcaagtttaggcaagtcagagccttatgcacgctctttttaccccgatgtccctttttcttagaaccttgctgcattctggcaaagctctcatttctaccagctgtattgtgattacaaacaaaataatgcaacatgtttttcaATATTCTTTTCCACGTGCCTGTGAACAGTTGTTtacgagattttgagaaaaatttacgatgggtttttttttattttgatttttaaacagcgttcatttttgtcaaaacttcaaatttgaggcgaaTTCTAGAAATGGTAATTTGcgatacagcaagaatattcagcacaattATTTACAAAGTTAAGGTCTCACGGTCCAGCGAATTTCAAGAGGCTGCATGGattggtttagttgataaaaaatcgtaaatataACAACTTTTGAAGATTGTACCAAATTAAGGAATTTTTCTAAAACACTTCCGCTTTCCACGGAAGGCTCaaacagtgctagctgaccctTCTTCACGTCTACGCTTTACACACAAGAATGTATTCCTTGTAGCTGTaacatattgtatttcacatcgttgtgaatttgtgaaaatgccttgggcataaaataggcacctccacactgaagaatctggtcatttttttcctcctaaattATTCATT comes from the Dermacentor variabilis isolate Ectoservices chromosome 2, ASM5094787v1, whole genome shotgun sequence genome and includes:
- the LOC142570720 gene encoding uncharacterized protein LOC142570720; translated protein: MIYKSRRWREKRGIWSAPDAPERSRLNPSDVQTAVDYYTKDEYACSRQSPNKKDVVSVSIDGNKQYAAKRFMTRSVRETYRLFKEANPDTPIGLSKFYSLRPKWVLLAPQQQVCLCIYCANATQCISALEELTEGAYTITHLEELCLCTSPTTDCFLGDCDYCANEDALTTTTLGIPEETEVNYAVWQNGDLVKKTAQATTFLRELGVWLVKWITHDYIRGTQASAIHDAKRNQQHGSRVFHFDFAENWTAVVPNEVQSYHWPKKQVSLFTCVVTSRGSTQCFAVISDDVCHDAAHACFALEKICECMKEELQLNKHVTYVSDGASSHFKNKYQLYELSQKEHASTKWLFLATGRGKNACDGVGGLVKHQASLYNLTADSTTVIRSASEMVAQMTATLKNVKLLYADAEEVGNFRRLKKNQWKSLPRVPGIRSWHIWLSEPDASNCDRVVLVSRTAAGNWKGITPFSAYTSAMLEVPCALYLPPC